From one Paenibacillus terrae HPL-003 genomic stretch:
- the fabD gene encoding ACP S-malonyltransferase has protein sequence MNRMALVFPGQGSQYVGMGATWHSDFTEADRLFEEAADILGYDLRALCMAGPITQLSRTFHTQPALLTISVIAFRRYMHEIGIIPEFSAGHSLGEYSALVSSGVLSFGDALRLVQERGRFMEAAAEAGLGSMIAVRGSELNAVEEFCRLHSTVDQPAVIACYNSPNQYVVSGHHTSVSVVAGELEQRGAQITRLQVSGPFHSPLMQHAADRLTIELQKYTFHEAQWPVISNVTAQPYPDIDSIRQGLILQMTHPVRWIQTMQYMENHGVKQSIELGPRTVLKNLAKEINTTIEVLSLDRDLDRIELERRFSIRDWVARSLSLAVSTPNANWNEDEYRKGVILPVRRLEELLRNSESGSSPPPASEQRQEILRCIRLLLQTKQVSEGEQKVMLEQLRRDQDGAVSNFN, from the coding sequence ATGAATCGCATGGCTTTGGTTTTTCCGGGACAAGGATCTCAGTATGTAGGGATGGGAGCGACATGGCATAGCGATTTTACAGAAGCAGATCGCTTATTTGAAGAGGCTGCTGATATTTTGGGATATGATCTGAGAGCTTTATGCATGGCAGGCCCAATCACCCAACTATCCAGGACATTCCATACTCAACCTGCACTTCTTACGATCAGCGTCATTGCATTCCGGCGTTATATGCATGAAATCGGGATAATTCCGGAATTTTCAGCAGGTCATAGCCTGGGTGAATATTCAGCTCTGGTAAGTAGCGGTGTTCTATCCTTTGGCGACGCTTTACGACTGGTACAAGAGCGGGGACGCTTCATGGAAGCAGCCGCAGAGGCCGGTCTGGGCAGTATGATAGCCGTTCGCGGATCTGAGTTGAACGCCGTGGAAGAATTCTGTCGTCTGCACTCCACAGTCGATCAGCCTGCTGTCATTGCCTGTTACAATTCGCCTAATCAGTACGTCGTCTCTGGTCATCATACGTCGGTATCTGTGGTAGCTGGCGAGTTAGAACAGCGGGGGGCCCAAATTACTCGCTTGCAGGTCAGCGGTCCTTTTCATAGTCCGCTAATGCAGCATGCTGCGGACAGGCTGACTATCGAGCTGCAAAAATACACTTTCCACGAAGCACAGTGGCCCGTGATCTCCAATGTGACCGCTCAGCCATACCCTGATATCGACAGCATCCGCCAAGGGTTGATTTTACAAATGACTCACCCGGTTCGATGGATACAAACCATGCAATATATGGAAAATCATGGCGTGAAGCAGAGCATCGAGTTAGGTCCGCGAACGGTGCTGAAAAATTTGGCGAAGGAAATAAACACTACCATCGAAGTGCTGTCCTTGGACAGAGACTTGGACCGCATTGAACTGGAACGCCGTTTCTCAATCCGTGATTGGGTTGCCCGTTCCCTGTCACTGGCGGTGTCTACCCCCAATGCTAATTGGAATGAAGATGAGTATCGAAAGGGTGTTATTTTACCTGTTCGGAGACTGGAAGAATTACTGCGAAACTCAGAATCAGGCAGCAGTCCACCTCCTGCTTCTGAGCAAAGACAGGAAATACTGAGGTGTATTCGTCTGCTGTTGCAAACCAAACAGGTCTCCGAAGGAGAGCAGAAAGTAATGCTAGAGCAATTGAGGAGGGATCAGGATGGAGCAGTTTCAAACTTTAATTGA